Proteins from a genomic interval of Gadus macrocephalus chromosome 2, ASM3116895v1:
- the rabep2 gene encoding rab GTPase-binding effector protein 2: MEPAADSVSSTDHDSEVRLQEQLAECRAQAEHWLGVATICELSKQEELAELQKQCDQEIQSLQEALQETASQYEARIACLQSEPADWRRGSGQTQSGRRHRSNVGGSRRESLEAGAEGRALTDSPNSLSADQDGEGAGLGAEGYFSQHCDTASMSSFSLDTPSLARRPPPQEDTASLVSTGTLVPEAIYLPPAGHRLVTHSDWDALNTQVSELRGKLRRLEQEKEELEAELDTQTNHTHKQVTLLQCQVHTSETLLQDLQKSVSQSQNAVQSRLAELSLSQRRVCGELSRLKGEEVEEEEEPTTTPFPGTQQGAHSEERLRIEIVNLKEQLDTRSEESELLEVQFSSLKTETERVRAQRDQSQAELAAGRTELDALRVALSHLQSTNKALGQEKAALQQQSLESRGQVISLHAQLDTSQAVQMDFVQLSQTLQVKLELIRQAVTLDQAREILGEGPLPADPPPTTGST; this comes from the exons ATGGAGCCGGCCGCCGACTCCGTCTCCTCCACGGACCACGACTCGG AGGTACGCCTCCAGGAGCAGCTGGCCGAGTGCCGGGCCCAGGCCGAGCACTGGCTGGGCGTGGCCACCATCTGTGAACTCAGCAAACAGGAGGAACTCGCGGAACTCCAAAAGCAATGCGACCAAGAAATCCAGTCTCTGCAAGAGGCTCTACAAG AGACGGCCTCTCAGTATGAAGCCAGGATCGCCTGCCTGCAGTCGGAGCCagcagactggaggagaggcagcgggcagacccag AGTGGGCGGAGACACAGGTCCAATGTGGGCGGGTCCAGGAGGGAGTCCCTGGAGGCGGGCGCCGAGGGCAGGGCGCTGACGGACAGCCCCAACAGCCTATCGGCAGACCAGGAcggggaaggggcgggccttggTGCAGAAGGCTACTTCTCCCAGCACTGCGACACGGCCTCCatgtcctccttctctctggaCACGCCCTCTCTGGCCAGGAGACCGCCCCCTCAGGAAGACACCGCCTCCCTGGTTTCCACGGGAACCCTGGTGCCCGAGGCCATCTACCTGCCGCCCGCCGGCCACCGATTGGTCACACACAGCGACTGGGACGCGCTCAACACTCAG GTCTCTGAGCTGAGGGGGAAGCTGAGGAggctggagcaggagaaggaggagctggaggcggagctggacacacagaccaaccacacgcacaaacag GTGACGTTGCTCCAGTGTCAGGTCCACACGTCAGAGACCCTCCTCCAAGACCTCCAGAAatctgtcagccaatcacagaacgCCGTGCAGAGCCGCTTG GCGGAGCTGTCCTTATCCCAGAGGCGCGTGTGTGGAGAGCTGTCCAggctgaagggagaggaggtggaggaggaggaggaaccaaCCACCACACCTTTCCCCGGGACTCAACAG GGGGCGCACTCGGAGGAGCGGCTCCGCATCGAGATCGTGAACCTGAAGGAGCAGCTGGACACGCGCAGCGAGGAGAGCG AGCTGTTAGAAG TGCAGTTCTCCTCCCTGAAGACGGAGACTGAGCGCGTGCGGGCCCAGAGGGACCAGAGCCAGGCTGAGCTGGCGGCGGGCCGCACCGAGCTGGACGCCCTGCGGGTGGCGCTGTCCCACCTGCAGAGCACCAACAAGGCGCTGGGCCAGGAGAAG gccgccctgcagcagcagagtcTGGAGTCTCGCGGTCAGGTGATCAGCCTCCACGCCCAGCTGGACACCAGCCAGGCCGTCCAGATGGACTTCGTCCAGCTGTCCCAGACGCTGCAGGTGAAGCTGGAGCTGATCCGTCAGGCCGTGACCCTGGACCAGGCCCGGGAGATCCTGGGGGAGGGCCCCCTCCccgcggaccccccccccaccaccgggtCCACGTga